A single region of the Leptodactylus fuscus isolate aLepFus1 chromosome 5, aLepFus1.hap2, whole genome shotgun sequence genome encodes:
- the LOC142204300 gene encoding olfactory receptor 11L1-like, with the protein MEISENNLTVVTEFFLLGFQGSRLLRNLLFLLFLIVYSLTLCGNLLIILLVSTSKILHTPMYFFISQLSISDILLSTNFIPNFFYVLLNNGAAITFVGCFTQLYFFCSAEACECYLLTVMSYDRYVAICNPLRYTSIMKNGFCIKLVVLSYFLGFSFSFVITFTSSTLYFCGTNIIDHLFCDLLPLLELSCSDTFIVHMELDILGVPILITPTIIIVVSYTYIVRAVLKISSSTGRQKVFSTCSSHLIVVSIFYGTMFTVYVVPTKGLTLSMGKILSLLYTVFTPLINPLIYSLRNKDIKKAAQGTIHRQ; encoded by the coding sequence AACAATCTGACGGTGGTCACAGAGTTTTTCCTTTTAGGATTTCAAGGCAGTCGTCTTTTAAGAAATCTTCTCTTCCTTCTGTTCCTTATTGTTTACAGTCTAACactatgtgggaacctcctgataatattattggtgtccaccagtaagatcctccacaccccaatgtacttcttcatctcacaactctccatcagtgacattTTGTTGTCTACAAATTTCATCCCCAACTTTTTCTATGTCCTCCTGAATAATGGGGCGGCCATTACTTTTGTTGGCTGtttcacacaactgtattttttCTGCTCTGCAGAAGCCTGTGAATGTTATCTCCTGactgtgatgtcctatgacagatatgtggccatctgtaatcccctcCGTTACACCTCTATCATGAAAAATGGATTTTGTATTAAATTGGTTGTTCTGAGTTATTTCTTAGGTTTTTCCTTCTCATTCGTTATCACTTTTACATCATCAACGTTATACTTTTgtggaacaaatatcattgaccatttatTCTGTGACCTTCTTCCCTTATTAGAACTTTCCTGCTCCGACACCTTTATTGTTCACATGGAACTTGATATTTTGGGTGTTCCAATTCTAATAACCCCAACCATCATCATCGTAGTGTCTTATACTTATATCGTTCGGGCAGTCTTAAAGATttcatccagtactggtagacagaaagtcttctccacctgtagctcccacctcattgtggtctccatattctatggGACCATGTTCACTGTGTATGTTGTCCCAACAAAAGGCCTCACACTATCCATGggtaagatcctctccctgctatatactgtgttcacaCCTCTGATCAACCCCCTTATATACAGCCTgaggaataaagatattaaaaaagcCGCACAAGGAACAATTCATAGACAATGA